In Temnothorax longispinosus isolate EJ_2023e chromosome 2, Tlon_JGU_v1, whole genome shotgun sequence, one DNA window encodes the following:
- the LOC139809223 gene encoding uncharacterized protein — translation MDPAVFPEEIWIKILLYCDVPDIIAFGSTCKYLRKTSDTDYLWKMKWLQLISKVHFKFPDIKCLQLLSVSFKAMCYRLHMVITLGENAPFPKCYHCSGYTCQRNCVEGSSAKVVIEIGNKYTWVITPYFGLRRHFSMFGIPKYNNKTHVEQAQTQNVPSSSTRSKSDTKSLAKRLKLLKLPELATAKIPRPSGPFCVFCNPVKLYREKRRLTTHQNDPMCYTRPNPIYQKLINGYCTDTVEVLGIPNVDVVSPAEALLCEGTFPVLKTFIDHLFHQMSLTATLRKPNTVLMFCEPLAMHPTLRKQLLHYLFQEVKVARVCLVPKPLAACAMLDVETCVVVDSGALSTTVAVVIGGRVMPQRWRLLPVGGWHVAYHLKQAMYWQPKEYHQIPISYLDILAVKERCRLSYNIKNEEKRLGQKAREHINLRVDSYADYKQFWRVSLGPELYIAPEMMYISLRLPEVIKDVTSGLPEDIMQDCLSHILLTGGNTDLAGFELRLTKDLRELLPEYSRILEVKSCPGTHSWNVAMGSTYVPLAVHPDKTPPEYTEGNPFWLSREEYVLFGCESLEHSNEGIIGDAL, via the exons ATGGATCCCGCGGTCTTCCCGGAGGAAATTTGgattaagattttattatactgcGACGTACCTGACATTATTGCGTTCGGCAGCACCTGCAAATACCTGAGGAAAACGTCGGACACGGATTACCTGTG GAAGATGAAATGGCTGCAGTTGATCTCGAAGGTGCACTTTAAATTCCCGGACATAAAATGCTTGCAATTGCTCAGCGTCAGCTTTAAAGCTATGTGCTACAGACTGCACATGGTGATAACGTTGGGGGAGAACGCACCTTTCCCAAAGTGTTACCACTGTAGTGGTTACACGTGTCAGAGAAATTGCGTCGAGGGCTCCAGCGCCAAGGTGGTGATCGAGATCGGCAACAAGTACACCTGGGTCATCACCCCGTACTTCGGACTGAGGCGACACTTCTCCATGTTCGGCATTCCGAAGTACAATAACAAGACCCACGTGGAGCAGGCGCAGACTCAGAACGTTCCGAGCAGCAGCACGCGCTCGAAGTCCGACACGAAGTCGTTGGCGAAGAGATTGAAGCTGTTGAAGCTGCCGGAATTGGCGACCGCTAAGATCCCGCGACCGAGCGGGCCGTTCTGCGTTTTCTGCAATCCCGTGAAGCTGTACAGGGAGAAGCGAAGATTAACCACGCATCAGAACGATCCGATGTGCTACACCAGGCCAAATCCAATATATCAGAAGCTCATAAATGGTTATTGCACCGATACGGTGGAAGTGCTCGGCATTCCAAACGTGGATGTCGTGAGCCCGGCAGAGGCCCTCCTGTGCGAGGGCACGTTCCCAGTTCTCAAAACCTTTATCGATCATTTGTTTCACCAGATGAGCTTGACCGCGACGCTCAGAAAGCCGAATACGGTACTCATGTTTTGTGAACCGTTGGCGATGCATCCCACCTTGAGAAAACAGTTATTACATTACTTATTCCAGGAAGTTAAAGTAGCAAG agtATGTCTGGTACCGAAGCCTCTAGCAGCATGTGCTATGCTGGATGTGGAAACCTGTGTAGTAGTCGATAGCGGTGCTCTGAGCACAACGGTGGCTGTTGTAATCGGAGGACGGGTTATGCCACAGCGCTGGAGACTTTTGCCTGTGGGTGGTTGGCACGTTGCCTATCACTTGAAACAAGCTATGTACTGGCAACCGAAAGAATATCATCAAATTCCTATATCCTATCTAGACATTTTGGCTGTTAAAGAAAGATGCAGGCTGagttacaatattaaaaacgaaGAGAAACGTCTGGGACAGAAGGCGAGAGAACATATTAATCTTCGAGTTGATAGCTATGCGGACTATAAGCAATTTTGG aGAGTCTCATTAGGGCCAGAGTTGTACATAGCTCCTGAAATGATGTATATCAGCCTGCGTTTGCCCGAAGTTATAAAGGATGTAACGTCAGGATTACCGGAAGATATAATGCAAGATTGTCTTTCACATATTCTACTTACTGGTGGGAATACAGATCTTGCGGGTTTCGAACTAAGACTCACCAAGGATCTACGTGAGCTATTGCCAGAGTATAGCAGGATTTTGGAGGTGAAAAGCTGTCCTGGTACGCATAGTTGGAATGTCGCAATGGGATCTACATATGTGCCTTTAGCTGTGCATCCTG ATAAAACTCCGCCGGAATATACTGAAGGTAATCCATTTTGGCTGTCACGAGAAGAATACGTATTGTTTGGATGTGAATCTCTGGAACACAGTAACGAAGGTATAATAGGTGACGCCTTATAA
- the Rtgef gene encoding rho-type guanine exchange factor: MSKPDAPKFVTALFSFKGKNNDELCFKKGDVITITQVDDEGWWEGTLHDKTGWFPSNYVKEYRVPDGGHASIKTSPERSPQESPAHQKLNRDIVLKDIVDSERVNVAELQGLVNNFLQPLETSNILKKEEYKQLLGNVHEVLETHQCLLANLEGTILQGLSARVGNLFLTIAPRLKSIHATYCNNHPQAVCILDRYRDELNEFMERSGAISPGILVLTTGLSKPFRRLDKYSAMLQELERYTEKNHPDRGDTQRSITVYREIADHCASIRKQRELALQILTSGIKGWEGEELNSLGEIIHVGSVTLATGVDRRDRYFVLFPTTLLVLSTSARMSSFIYEGKLPLTGINVTGMEDTDEIRNALEITGPMIESIVVLCATREERQRWIDLLIQEQCTSLLKSPTIPRMSNQPNGKHQRPAMEHCTSPGIKTPWSIASLRPAPPLYSLKNFGKIDTTTDTSRSPRSCNERQFEDDAIILKVIEGYCLSVNARFTVHSGESNSMLDYEPQKSRDRISLTHNRGNWESCNDRTLSETVKTLKNQMTDLQSQMSLLTKQLDEERRSRLSLAATVKRSMGVIDG; this comes from the exons ATGTCGAAGCCCGATGCACCGAAATTCGTCACGGCGCTTTTCTCCTTCAAGGGAAAGAACAACGACGAG TTGTGCTTCAAGAAAGGAGATGTAATAACGATAACTCAGGTGGACGACGAAGGCTGGTGGGAGGGCACGTTGCACGATAAGACTGGTTGGTTCCCTTCGAATTATGTCAAAGAATACAGAGTTCCAG ATGGTGGTCATGCGTCGATTAAGACGTCTCCAGAAAGGAGTCCACAGGAGTCACCTGCGCATCAAAAACTCAATCGCGATATAGTGTTAAAGGATATCGTCGATTCTGAAAGGGTAAATGTAGCTGAACTGCAAGGACtagtgaataattttttacaacctCTCGAAACATCGAATAT ATTGAAGAAGGAGGAGTATAAGCAGCTACTCGGTAATGTACACGAGGTCCTCGAGACTCACCAATGTTTATTGGCAAACTTGGAAGGAACCATTTTGCAAGGACTCTCTGCAAGAGTAGGGAATCTTTTCCTGACTATCGCACCAAGGCTAAAGTCTATTCACGCTACATATTGCAATAATCATCCGCAAGCCGTTTGCATATTAGATAGGTATAG agatGAATTAAATGAATTTATGGAGCGCAGTGGAGCGATATCGCCTGGTATATTAGTATTAACAACTGGCCTCAGCAAGCCGTTCCGAAGATTGGACAAGTATTCTGCTATGCTTCAGGAATTAGAAAGATACACCGAAAAAAATCATCCCGACAGAGGGGATACTCAACGTAGCATAACAGTATACAGAGAAATCGCG GATCATTGCGCTTCCATACGTAAGCAACGTGAATTAGCACTTCAAATATTAACTAGTGGAATCAAAGGTTGGGAAGGTGaagaattaaattcattaGGCGAGATTATTCACGTTGGATCAGTAACCCTAGCAACCGGCGTAGATCGTAGAGATAGatactttgttttatttcctACCACACTGCTGGTGCTTAGTACCAGTGCCAGGATGAGTTCCTTCATTTACGAG GGAAAACTTCCGTTAACTGGCATTAATGTAACTGGAATGGAAGACACGGATGAAATAAGAAATGCTCTGGAGATCACTG GACCAATGATCGAAAGCATCGTCGTGCTGTGTGCTACAAGGGAAGAGAGACAGCGTTGGATCGATCTCTTAATTCAGGAACAGTGCACCAGCCTCCTGAAATCGCCAACTATCCCTCGT ATGAGCAATCAGCCGAACGGAAAGCACCAACGACCGGCAATGGAGCATTGTACATCTCCAGGGATTAAGACACCTTGGAGTATTGCATCATTAAGACCTGCACCTCCCCTATATTCTCTTaagaattttggaaaaatagaTACTACTACAGATACATCACGCTCACCACGATCATGCA ACGAGCGACAGTTTGAAGACGATGCGATCATACTGAAAGTAATAGAAGGTTATTGTCTTTCTGTCAATGCTAGATTTACTGTCCATTCTGGAgagtctaatt CAATGCTAGATTATGAGCCGCAAAAATCACGGGACAGGATATCATTGACGCATAACAGGGGCAACTGGGAATCTTGTAATGACAg AACATTATCGGAAACTGTTAAAACCTTGAAGAATCAAATGACTGACTTACAATCGCAAATGTCGCTACTAACAAAACAATTGGATGAGGAAAGAAGATCGCGACTCTCGTTAGCTGCTACGGTAAAACGCAGTATGGGAGTTATAGACGGATAA
- the Med11 gene encoding mediator of RNA polymerase II transcription subunit 11: MTPPMERIQILETIEKDIIVCLQSAGQACMELSKEKSSLKQAESQTHQFLKTLGQLESKLSEQINYLTQVSTGQPHEGSGYASQKVLQMAWHRLEHARSRVNELERIKNKLR; this comes from the exons ATGACGCCGCCGATGGAAAGGATCCAGATTTTGGAGACTATCGAAAAGGATATTATAGTATGTTTACAAAGTGCAG GACAAGCTTGCATGGAACTGAGCAAGGAGAAATCGAGCTTGAAGCAGGCGGAGTCCCAGACGCATCAGTTCTTGAAGACTCTAGGACAATTGGAATCTAAATTGAGCGAACAGATTAATTATCTCACACAGGTTTCTACTG GTCAACCGCACGAAGGTTCCGGATACGCAAGTCAAAAGGTACTGCAAATGGCATGGCACAGATTGGAACACGCGCGAAGCAGAGTTAACGAATTGGAACGTATAAAGAACAAGCTAAGATAA
- the LOC139809227 gene encoding uncharacterized protein, producing MRCEKRLGMRVYATVFLVVFCFLCSPCAGDEPKASNAASSIDKSKAAQMAAGEQRLGDQIRAILKHYQQDDPVGLPGAPIPDPMPVPDMKHSFSMYTMNFKQISVYGLSKFRIEHVESELARMQVSVAVRIDSLDIRGLYTLASWLSRSAGDFIVKLTGVMVEGIARLEVGTDGKLQAQDIDMDLTFDKIDMDFKNLGFLGSVFQGVINSIGTFIFDSIKPFILKEVNTNVRGEVNKQISQLPQYFPNSISPFDMAIAEARKYVSQMGCDPYKLKDYTQSVGIFTVTSSHTWITGLASFYRMGNITITMENGTVYALLDVGTQELEGKTHWEVSVVGGFLSRAGTVSFTVQYFRVQVKLGQPLDTRKRAALEELELELGNVQARIHGAGTLDYLMEASINILPNVLRYQIMDAIEGPLKRRIQEELDKVDTEKLIDEKIPEIEEQARWMQTLVPAEETILEEPTLPPQSLDDQVPFSESEEERGPS from the exons atgcGGTGTGAGAAGCGATTGGGAATGCGAGTGTACGCGACGGTTTTCTTGGTGGTCTTCTGCTTCCTGTGTTCCCCGTGTGCGGGCGACGAGCCAAAGGCGAGCAACGCCGCGTCGTCGATAG ACAAGAGTAAAGCAGCTCAGATGGCAGCGGGCGAGCAGCGGCTCGGGGATCAGATTCGCGCTATCCTCAAGCATTATCAGCAAGACGATCCCGTCGGGCTTCCGGGCGCACCGATACCGGATCCGATGCCAGTGCCGGATATGAAGCATTCCTTTTCCATGTACACGATGAATTTCAAGCAGATCAGCGTTTACGGGCTGTCCAAGTTTCGTATCGAACATGTGGAATCGGAATTGGCACGTATGcag gtatctGTCGCAGTAAGGATTGACAGTCTTGATATTCGTGGATTATACACACTGGCGTCATGGCTCTCGAGATCCGCCGGCGATTTTATAGTGAAACTCACCGGTGTCATGGTCGAGGGTATCGCCAGGCTGGAAGTGGGCACCGATGGCAAATTGCAAGCTCAGGACATCGACATGGATCTGACTTTCGACAAAATTGACATGGACTTCAAGAATCTAGGATTTCTCGGATCAGTTTTTCAAGGTGTCATTAACTCCATCGGCACCTTTATCTTTGACAGCATCAAACCATTCATATTGAAGGAAGTTAATACAAACGTAAG gGGCGAGGTAAATAAGCAGATATCACAATTACCGCAATACTTCCCGAATTCGATTTCGCCCTTCGATATGGCAATCGCAGAAGCCCGCAAGTATGTTTCTCAGATGGGCTGTGATCCGTACAAGCTAAAGGATTACACCCAGAGCGTCGGTATATTCACCGTGACCTCGTCGCATACGTGGATCACCGGTCTAGCCAGTTTCTATCGCATGGGAAACATAACTATCACCATGGAGAACGGAACT GTATACGCGCTTCTGGACGTTGGTACCCAGGAATTGGAGGGCAAGACTCACTGGGAAGTGAGCGTGGTCGGCGGCTTCCTATCGCGCGCCGGCACCGTGTCCTTCACCGTGCAATACTTCCGGGTCCAGGTGAAGCTGGGCCAGCCGCTGGACACGCGGAAGCGCGCCGCCCTGGAGGAACTGGAGCTCGAATTGGGCAACGTCCAGGCGAGAATCCACGGTGCCGGCACGCTCGATTATCTCATGGAAGCGAGCATTAATATACTGCCGAACGTTTTAAG ATATCAGATTATGGATGCTATCGAGGGGCCGTTAAAGAGACGCATACAAGAGGAGTTAGACAAGGTAGACACGGAGAAATTGATCGATGAGAAAATTCCGGAGATCGAGGAACAAGCTAGATGGATGCAGACTTTAGTGCCCGCAGAGGAAACGATTTTAGAGGAACCGACACTGCCACCGCAGAGCCTAGACGATCAAGTGCCGTTCTCCGAGAGCGAGGAAGAACGAGGGCCATCGTAA
- the LOC139809235 gene encoding protein lethal(2)essential for life, with protein sequence MALVSRNLYRNWWDDIDRYHREIEDHFRKLSVRDDDLWLSSVRDRFRPWRSVENLEREIGGWATVERDDNKYQVIVDVQQFAPEEITVRTDDQCITVEAKHHQRKDRHGYVSRQFIRRYLLPKGYDIGHVKPSLSSDGILTITAPRLALPAPGERIVPIRRSFLPAIKAK encoded by the coding sequence ATGGCATTGGTATCGAGAAACCTATACCGCAACTGGTGGGATGATATAGACCGCTATCACCGCGAGATAGAGGACCACTTTCGGAAGCTGAGTGTGCGCGACGATGATCTGTGGCTATCGTCGGTCCGCGACAGGTTCCGGCCGTGGCGCAGTGTGGAGAACCTGGAACGCGAGATAGGCGGCTGGGCGACGGTCGAACGCGACGATAACAAGTACCAGGTAATCGTGGACGTGCAGCAGTTCGCGCCGGAGGAGATCACCGTGCGCACCGACGACCAGTGCATCACCGTCGAGGCCAAGCACCATCAGAGGAAAGACAGACACGGCTACGTGTCGCGACAGTTCATACGCCGTTACCTGCTACCCAAGGGCTACGACATCGGCCACGTGAAGCCCAGTTTGTCGTCCGATGGTATCCTGACCATCACGGCGCCCAGACTGGCATTACCGGCGCCAGGCGAACGAATCGTGCCAATTCGACGAAGCTTTTTGCCGGCCATCAAGGCCAAGTAA